From a single Pseudobutyrivibrio xylanivorans genomic region:
- the pflA gene encoding pyruvate formate-lyase-activating protein produces MSDVIGYVNKLESFGAVDGPGVRYLIFLNGCRMRCAFCHNPETWAEGQGQEYTADELLAKALRFKPYWKNGGGITVSGGEPLLQIDFVLELFRKAKAKGINTCIDTAGQPFTHEEPFYSKWKELMSLTDTVLLDIKNIDPDAHKELTGVGNENILQMAKEMSDMGVKIWIRHVLVPGGSDNDDYLKRTREFIDTLPSVERVEVLPYHTLGVAKYKEMGIPYRLEDVESPSAERIENAKQILGVK; encoded by the coding sequence ATGAGTGATGTAATTGGATACGTTAATAAGTTGGAGAGCTTCGGGGCTGTGGATGGACCTGGAGTGCGATATTTGATTTTTTTGAATGGTTGCAGGATGAGATGCGCCTTTTGTCATAATCCGGAGACTTGGGCGGAAGGTCAGGGTCAGGAGTATACAGCGGATGAGCTGCTTGCAAAGGCGCTGAGGTTCAAGCCTTACTGGAAGAATGGCGGCGGTATTACAGTGAGTGGTGGCGAGCCACTTCTTCAGATTGACTTTGTTTTGGAGCTGTTCCGCAAAGCAAAGGCTAAAGGAATTAATACCTGTATTGACACAGCCGGTCAGCCATTCACCCATGAGGAGCCCTTCTATAGCAAGTGGAAGGAGCTGATGAGTCTCACAGACACAGTTCTTTTGGATATAAAGAATATCGACCCAGATGCTCATAAGGAGCTGACAGGAGTAGGCAACGAAAATATTCTTCAAATGGCGAAAGAAATGTCTGATATGGGTGTGAAGATCTGGATAAGACACGTGTTGGTTCCCGGTGGAAGCGACAACGATGATTATCTGAAACGCACCAGAGAATTCATTGATACTCTCCCATCGGTTGAGAGGGTCGAGGTACTTCCTTATCACACACTTGGCGTAGCCAAATACAAGGAAATGGGAATACCTTATCGACTTGAGGATGTTGAATCTCCATCAGCTGAACGTATAGAAAATGCCAAGCAAATCCTCGGAGTAAAATAA
- a CDS encoding DUF6465 family protein: MARTKSTTTTKKPVITSSVIQFQGIEFDQDTCLKKAKDSFKKQYKDVELEDLKIYIKPEERMIYYVANNDRVGSVEL, from the coding sequence ATGGCAAGAACAAAATCTACTACTACAACAAAGAAACCTGTTATTACTTCATCAGTTATTCAGTTCCAGGGTATTGAATTCGACCAGGATACTTGCTTAAAGAAGGCAAAGGATAGTTTCAAGAAGCAGTACAAGGATGTTGAGCTTGAGGACCTCAAGATTTACATCAAGCCTGAGGAAAGAATGATTTACTATGTAGCTAATAATGACAGAGTTGGTTCTGTTGAACTTTAA
- a CDS encoding adaptor protein MecA, with protein MKFKKIGEDKIRCVITKEEMEQNGMELGDFVSDQEKTQSFIRDILAEACETLGIETHAKAYSVQMTVMPQGDVALLISPDSSSGLATAIEELKKHLTGLQETLSTTKKETIVSGSTADVPVQPAEALTDERDEVTSQYLDTPLWAILPDLDSSIELCKHIPKYEGIQSVLYRYGDDYYVKLNFELTRRQISAVILVIAEFATQMFTESFDGAFLLEHGDVICEDCVNVLSQI; from the coding sequence ATGAAGTTCAAGAAGATAGGTGAGGACAAGATTCGTTGCGTCATCACCAAAGAAGAAATGGAACAGAACGGCATGGAGCTTGGAGATTTCGTCAGTGACCAGGAAAAAACCCAAAGCTTTATCAGGGATATTTTGGCTGAGGCATGTGAGACCCTCGGCATCGAGACTCACGCCAAGGCGTATAGTGTACAGATGACTGTTATGCCACAGGGTGATGTAGCTTTACTTATATCTCCAGATTCAAGTTCAGGTCTGGCTACAGCAATTGAGGAATTAAAGAAGCATCTTACAGGATTGCAGGAGACATTGTCTACCACCAAGAAGGAGACAATTGTTTCTGGCAGCACCGCAGATGTTCCGGTACAGCCAGCAGAGGCTCTTACGGACGAGCGTGATGAGGTTACGAGTCAGTACCTCGACACCCCATTATGGGCAATTCTCCCAGATTTGGATTCGTCTATCGAGCTTTGCAAGCACATTCCAAAGTATGAAGGAATTCAGAGTGTTCTCTATCGATATGGAGATGACTATTACGTAAAGCTCAACTTCGAGCTTACACGTCGTCAGATATCAGCAGTGATTCTTGTTATTGCAGAATTTGCAACACAGATGTTTACAGAGAGCTTTGATGGAGCATTCTTACTTGAGCATGGTGATGTGATTTGCGAGGACTGCGTGAATGTCCTTTCTCAGATTTAA
- a CDS encoding dihydroorotate dehydrogenase has translation MNTKVTIAGVEFQNPVMEASGTFGSGMEYSEFVDLNKLGAVVTKGVANVPWPGNPTPRIAEVHSGMLNAIGLQNPGVEVFCERDLKFLEQYKNTKVLVNVCGHSAEEYIEVVERLANETRVDMLEINISCPNVKEGGIAFGQDSKAVEEITRLVKSHAKQPIVMKLSPNVTDIKVMAKAAEAGGADAISLINTLTGMKIDVERQKFVLANKTGGMSGPAVHPIAVRMVYECANAVNIPIIGMGGISTWEDAIEMMLAGATAVSVGTANFYNPTATMDILAGIEDYMQRKSIEDINSIVGIIH, from the coding sequence ATGAATACAAAGGTTACCATTGCAGGAGTAGAATTTCAGAATCCGGTCATGGAGGCATCAGGCACCTTCGGTTCAGGAATGGAGTACTCGGAGTTCGTTGATTTAAACAAGCTTGGAGCTGTTGTTACAAAGGGTGTTGCCAATGTACCTTGGCCTGGAAATCCAACTCCTAGAATTGCCGAGGTTCATTCTGGAATGCTTAATGCCATCGGCTTGCAGAATCCTGGAGTAGAAGTGTTCTGTGAGAGAGATTTAAAGTTCCTAGAACAATATAAAAACACAAAAGTTCTGGTTAATGTTTGTGGTCATTCAGCCGAAGAATATATTGAAGTGGTTGAGAGATTGGCAAACGAGACAAGAGTTGATATGCTAGAGATAAATATATCTTGTCCTAACGTAAAAGAGGGCGGTATAGCCTTCGGTCAGGATTCAAAAGCTGTCGAGGAAATTACTCGTCTTGTTAAATCTCACGCCAAGCAGCCTATTGTAATGAAACTTTCACCTAACGTCACGGATATTAAGGTTATGGCGAAGGCGGCAGAGGCTGGGGGCGCAGATGCAATTTCACTTATCAATACTCTCACAGGAATGAAAATCGATGTAGAGCGTCAGAAATTTGTTCTAGCAAACAAGACCGGTGGTATGTCAGGTCCAGCAGTTCATCCAATAGCTGTCAGAATGGTTTATGAATGTGCAAATGCAGTTAACATTCCAATCATTGGAATGGGCGGTATTTCAACTTGGGAAGATGCAATCGAAATGATGCTTGCAGGCGCAACTGCAGTATCAGTGGGCACTGCCAACTTCTACAACCCTACGGCAACAATGGATATTCTTGCAGGAATTGAGGATTATATGCAAAGAAAGAGCATTGAGGATATTAATTCCATAGTGGGCATTATTCACTAA
- a CDS encoding dihydroorotate dehydrogenase electron transfer subunit, whose amino-acid sequence MKIKETATVFGQSELAPGIFSLLLDTKIVEQAIPGQFISIFSNDGSKLLPRPISICEINREYGILRVVYRVVGAGTEEFSKLKMGDKVEVMGPLGNGFPLEGERAIVVGGGIGVPPMLELAKQLNGSVTAVMGYRNDDLFLTEEFTDMAAELIIATDDGSVGTHGTVVDAMKENDLEADVIYACGPKPMLRAVAEYAAEHDIKCYVSMEERMACGVGACLGCVCQSTEKDDHSHVNNKRVCKDGPVFLSTEVVL is encoded by the coding sequence ATGAAAATAAAAGAAACAGCAACAGTATTTGGACAATCTGAACTTGCCCCTGGCATTTTCAGTCTTCTATTAGATACAAAGATAGTAGAGCAGGCCATCCCTGGTCAGTTCATCAGCATTTTTTCAAATGATGGCAGCAAGCTTCTGCCACGTCCAATCAGCATCTGCGAAATCAATAGAGAATACGGTATACTGCGAGTAGTCTACCGTGTGGTAGGTGCAGGCACAGAGGAATTTTCAAAGCTAAAGATGGGCGACAAGGTGGAGGTTATGGGACCGCTTGGAAATGGTTTCCCTCTTGAGGGTGAGAGAGCCATTGTTGTAGGTGGCGGAATCGGTGTGCCTCCTATGCTTGAGCTTGCAAAGCAGCTTAATGGAAGTGTCACAGCAGTAATGGGCTATCGCAACGATGACTTGTTCCTGACTGAGGAATTCACTGATATGGCAGCGGAGCTTATCATTGCAACAGATGATGGTTCAGTAGGAACCCATGGTACAGTTGTTGATGCCATGAAGGAAAATGATTTGGAGGCGGATGTTATCTACGCTTGCGGTCCAAAGCCTATGCTTCGTGCGGTGGCAGAGTATGCAGCAGAGCATGATATCAAATGCTATGTTTCCATGGAAGAAAGAATGGCTTGTGGCGTGGGCGCTTGTCTTGGCTGCGTTTGCCAGTCAACTGAAAAGGACGACCATAGCCATGTGAATAATAAGAGGGTTTGCAAGGACGGCCCAGTATTTTTATCTACGGAGGTGGTACTATAA
- the pyrF gene encoding orotidine-5'-phosphate decarboxylase, producing MIQRLINEIQAKNAPIVIGLDPTLKLMPKSLVDKYINEYGQTLEAVGEAMFDYNRQIMDACADLIPAVKPQIAMYESFGIPGMIAYKKTVDYAKELGLIVIADIKRGDIGSTSTAYALGHLGSVQVGDYKYQGFDADMATVNPYLGSDGVKPFVDVCNEEDKGIFVLCKTSNPSSGEFQDRLIDGRPLYEHMAEKIEEWGAESMEGAYSNVGAVVGATYPEMGAKLRKLMPHTYILVPGYGAQGGKGADLVHFFNEDGLGAIVNSSRGIIAAYQQEKYAKYGEENFAGASRAAVEDMLEDIRGALK from the coding sequence ATGATTCAGAGATTAATTAATGAGATTCAGGCAAAGAATGCACCTATAGTTATAGGATTGGACCCAACCCTAAAATTAATGCCAAAGAGCTTAGTTGATAAGTATATCAATGAGTACGGCCAGACCCTTGAGGCGGTGGGAGAGGCCATGTTTGACTACAACCGCCAGATTATGGATGCTTGCGCAGACCTGATTCCAGCTGTAAAGCCACAGATTGCCATGTACGAAAGCTTTGGCATTCCTGGAATGATTGCCTACAAGAAGACAGTTGATTATGCCAAGGAGCTTGGTCTTATTGTTATCGCAGATATAAAGCGTGGTGACATTGGTTCAACCTCAACAGCTTATGCTCTTGGTCATTTGGGAAGCGTTCAGGTTGGCGACTACAAGTATCAGGGCTTCGATGCAGATATGGCTACTGTTAATCCTTATCTTGGTTCAGACGGCGTGAAGCCTTTCGTAGATGTGTGCAATGAAGAGGATAAGGGAATCTTCGTCCTCTGCAAGACTTCAAATCCATCCTCTGGCGAGTTCCAAGATAGACTTATCGATGGTAGGCCACTATATGAGCACATGGCAGAAAAGATTGAAGAGTGGGGCGCTGAGTCCATGGAGGGCGCATACTCAAATGTTGGTGCTGTAGTTGGTGCTACATATCCAGAGATGGGCGCAAAGCTTCGTAAGCTTATGCCACACACATATATCCTTGTGCCGGGGTACGGTGCACAGGGCGGCAAGGGCGCTGATCTTGTTCATTTCTTCAATGAGGATGGCCTTGGCGCAATCGTAAATTCAAGCCGTGGCATCATTGCAGCTTATCAGCAGGAGAAGTACGCAAAGTATGGCGAGGAAAACTTTGCAGGTGCCAGCCGCGCAGCAGTAGAGGATATGCTTGAGGATATTAGAGGAGCTCTTAAATAA
- a CDS encoding dihydroorotase: protein MSLIIKNGRVLNPPTNTNEILDIKIDGNIISAVQAGIVPVFSDEVIDAEGCYVMPGLIDMHVHFRDPGQTEKEDIETGSKAAARGGFTTVLTMPNTKPVVDNPELVKYVSDKSQQVGLTRVLQVGSVTKGMEGKELSDLKGMIDAGIPAISEDGKSVMDSGLYREAMKIAAANDIPVLAHCEDINLVQGGVMNMGAKSESIGEKGISNAVENIIEARDIMLAEETGATLHLCHCSTKESYQILKEAKEAGINVSGEVCPHHFTLTEDDIVAGDGNYKMNPPIRTKEDRDKLRQGLAEGVFEVISTDHAPHTAEEKAKGFASPFGIVGLETSASLAYSELVLTGLITPLTMAAYMSSNPARILGREELGDISEGKVADITIFDPSIEYEIHAADFAGKSRNMPYEGRKVTGKVIKTIYGGRVVYDSEIN from the coding sequence ATGAGCCTAATTATTAAAAATGGTAGGGTGCTCAACCCACCTACAAACACAAACGAAATATTGGATATAAAAATAGACGGGAACATTATCTCAGCTGTCCAGGCTGGTATTGTTCCCGTTTTTTCTGATGAAGTTATCGATGCAGAGGGGTGCTACGTGATGCCTGGTCTGATTGATATGCATGTGCATTTTAGGGACCCGGGTCAAACCGAAAAGGAAGACATCGAGACTGGTTCCAAGGCTGCAGCAAGAGGTGGATTTACCACGGTGCTTACCATGCCAAACACAAAGCCGGTGGTTGATAATCCGGAGCTTGTGAAGTATGTCAGTGACAAGAGCCAGCAGGTTGGACTGACCCGTGTGCTTCAGGTTGGCTCAGTTACAAAGGGGATGGAAGGCAAAGAGCTTTCTGATTTGAAGGGAATGATTGATGCAGGCATCCCTGCCATTTCGGAGGATGGAAAATCTGTCATGGATTCAGGTTTGTATCGTGAGGCGATGAAGATTGCAGCAGCTAATGACATTCCTGTGCTTGCTCACTGTGAGGACATCAACCTTGTACAGGGCGGTGTCATGAACATGGGAGCAAAGTCCGAGAGCATTGGTGAGAAGGGCATCAGTAATGCGGTTGAAAACATAATCGAGGCTCGTGACATAATGCTTGCTGAGGAAACAGGGGCTACCCTTCATCTGTGCCATTGCTCCACAAAGGAAAGCTATCAGATATTGAAGGAGGCAAAGGAGGCCGGCATCAATGTTTCCGGCGAGGTTTGCCCACATCATTTCACTCTAACTGAGGATGATATTGTTGCAGGTGATGGCAATTATAAGATGAATCCTCCTATCAGAACAAAAGAGGATAGGGATAAGCTGAGACAAGGCCTTGCAGAGGGAGTGTTCGAGGTTATTTCCACAGATCATGCACCTCATACTGCTGAGGAAAAGGCTAAGGGATTCGCATCACCATTTGGAATTGTAGGACTTGAGACCTCAGCGTCACTTGCTTACAGCGAGCTTGTTCTTACAGGGCTCATCACGCCTCTTACAATGGCTGCTTATATGAGTAGCAACCCAGCGCGCATTTTAGGACGCGAAGAGCTTGGAGATATCTCAGAGGGTAAGGTGGCAGACATCACCATCTTCGACCCAAGCATAGAATACGAAATTCACGCCGCCGACTTCGCAGGCAAATCACGAAACATGCCTTACGAAGGAAGGAAAGTGACTGGTAAAGTAATAAAGACTATATATGGAGGAAGAGTAGTTTATGATTCAGAGATTAATTAA
- a CDS encoding amino acid ABC transporter ATP-binding protein, with product MSILEVNNIKKKFDNTEILKDISFSMEKGQTISIIGSSGSGKTTLLRCLNFLETPDEGTISVNGNLLFDATAGAYKEDEIREKRLHFGMVFQQFNLFPQYTALENVILAPKLESKGKNVDEIIENGKLLLKKMGLSDRMNNYPHQLSGGQQQRVAIARALALHPDILCFDEPTSALDPELTGEVLKVIKELASQHTTMIIVTHEIGFAHDVSDEIIFMDDGVIAEQGAPSQVIDNPTNERTKQFLANYK from the coding sequence ATGTCAATTCTAGAAGTAAACAACATAAAAAAGAAATTTGATAATACAGAAATCTTAAAGGATATCAGCTTCTCTATGGAGAAGGGCCAAACCATTTCTATTATAGGAAGCTCTGGCTCAGGCAAGACAACACTACTCCGTTGTCTTAACTTCCTTGAGACCCCTGACGAGGGTACCATTTCAGTAAATGGAAATCTGCTTTTTGATGCAACAGCAGGAGCATATAAGGAGGATGAAATCAGAGAGAAGCGCCTTCATTTTGGAATGGTTTTCCAGCAGTTCAATCTTTTCCCTCAGTACACAGCTCTTGAAAATGTTATCCTTGCACCGAAGCTTGAGAGCAAGGGAAAGAATGTGGATGAGATTATAGAAAATGGAAAGCTTCTGTTGAAAAAGATGGGATTGTCGGACAGAATGAACAACTATCCTCATCAGCTTTCTGGTGGACAGCAGCAGAGAGTTGCCATAGCAAGGGCGCTGGCTCTTCACCCAGATATCCTTTGCTTTGATGAGCCAACCTCGGCACTTGATCCAGAGCTTACTGGAGAAGTTCTAAAGGTAATCAAGGAGCTTGCAAGTCAGCATACCACAATGATTATTGTTACCCATGAAATAGGTTTTGCTCATGATGTCAGCGACGAAATTATTTTCATGGACGACGGCGTTATCGCTGAACAGGGGGCACCATCACAGGTGATTGATAACCCAACAAATGAGAGAACAAAACAGTTCTTAGCAAACTATAAATAG
- a CDS encoding amino acid ABC transporter permease — protein MFSTVTISLFEGFLGTLKLFSLTLLFSLPLGLVISFGSMNKNIIVRGPIRFIIWIVRGTPLMLQLLIIFYGPGIFFGVNVWGSGDTGRFTAALVAFVINYACYFSEIFRGGIQSIPKGQYEAAAVLGLTKTQTFFKIVLLQVVKRIVPPISNEVITLVKDTSLARVIAFYEIIWEGERFIKSAGIIWPLFYTGAYYLIFSGLLTLLFGYIEKKLDYFK, from the coding sequence ATGTTTTCAACAGTTACGATTTCACTATTTGAGGGTTTCTTAGGAACCCTCAAATTGTTTTCTTTAACATTACTTTTTTCATTGCCACTAGGCTTGGTAATCAGCTTTGGTTCAATGAACAAAAACATAATAGTTCGAGGCCCAATCCGTTTCATCATTTGGATTGTACGTGGAACACCACTGATGCTCCAGCTTCTTATTATTTTTTATGGCCCTGGAATTTTCTTTGGGGTAAATGTGTGGGGCTCAGGAGACACAGGGCGATTTACAGCGGCGCTGGTTGCCTTTGTGATTAATTATGCCTGCTATTTTAGCGAGATTTTCAGAGGTGGCATTCAGTCCATTCCAAAGGGACAGTATGAGGCAGCAGCTGTCCTTGGCCTAACCAAGACCCAGACCTTTTTCAAGATAGTGCTGCTTCAGGTAGTGAAGAGAATTGTCCCACCAATTTCAAACGAGGTAATCACACTTGTAAAGGATACTTCCCTTGCCAGAGTTATCGCCTTCTACGAAATCATCTGGGAGGGCGAGCGCTTCATCAAGAGTGCAGGTATTATTTGGCCACTGTTCTATACAGGTGCTTACTATCTGATTTTCAGTGGACTATTAACATTGCTCTTCGGATACATAGAGAAGAAATTAGATTATTTTAAGTGA
- a CDS encoding transporter substrate-binding domain-containing protein — MKKRILAGLLAVGMAMSMVACGSSKESDVAYVQEKGKLIVGITDFAPMDYKDDNGEWIGFDADMARKVAESLKVDVEFVEIDWDNKILELQNKSIDVVWNGMTLTPEVTGSMECTKAYCNNAQVVVVNADVADKYKDVDSLSDLSFAVESGSAGEAAAEENNLTYTAVKSQSDAVMEVAAGTSDACIIDLLMAGAMIGEGTSYPNLAHTVELTTEEYGIGCRKNSDLANYINEQLKALYDNGTMTEIATQYGVQDAVVAQ, encoded by the coding sequence ATGAAGAAGAGAATTTTAGCGGGGCTTTTAGCAGTTGGAATGGCAATGTCGATGGTTGCCTGTGGTTCATCAAAGGAGAGCGATGTAGCCTATGTTCAGGAAAAGGGAAAGCTTATTGTTGGCATCACAGATTTCGCACCAATGGATTATAAAGACGACAATGGAGAGTGGATTGGCTTCGATGCCGATATGGCACGCAAGGTCGCTGAGTCTCTGAAAGTTGATGTGGAATTTGTAGAGATTGATTGGGACAATAAGATCCTTGAGCTCCAGAACAAATCAATCGATGTGGTTTGGAATGGAATGACTCTCACTCCTGAGGTTACAGGATCAATGGAGTGCACAAAGGCATATTGCAACAATGCTCAGGTGGTAGTTGTAAATGCTGATGTGGCTGACAAGTATAAGGATGTGGATTCACTTTCAGACCTTAGCTTTGCAGTAGAGTCTGGCTCAGCTGGAGAAGCAGCTGCAGAGGAAAATAATCTCACCTATACAGCCGTTAAGTCACAGTCAGATGCGGTCATGGAGGTTGCCGCTGGTACATCGGATGCCTGCATCATCGACCTTCTCATGGCAGGTGCAATGATTGGCGAGGGAACAAGCTATCCAAATCTTGCACACACAGTTGAGCTCACCACTGAGGAGTACGGAATCGGCTGCCGCAAGAACTCAGATTTAGCTAACTATATAAATGAGCAGCTCAAGGCTTTGTATGACAATGGCACAATGACAGAAATCGCTACACAGTACGGTGTACAGGATGCTGTAGTAGCACAGTAG
- a CDS encoding sodium/proline symporter has protein sequence MNTLCIVIAILVYLAALLIMGVSFAKENNTVDDYYLGGRKLGPFVTAMSAEASDMSSWLLMGLPGVAYMTGICDVFWTALGLGIGTYLNWLLVAKKLRKYSELNKSVTVPDFFEHRFRDKSHALMLISSVIIVVFFIPYVGSGFAACGKLFSSLFGLDYTIAMLASAAVIVGYTATGGFLAASTTDFVQSIIMTIALVAVVGFGLHTVGGVETVSLYSNSLDGYISLLGMHDFESGSYVSYGGLITIVSTMAWGLGYFGMPHILLRFMAIEDPEKIKLSRRISTVWVFIAMGVAIFIGVMTRTMVHAGVIGELADSERGIIAIAQKLSETGIPQALLAGVILAGILACTMSTCDSQMLAASSSVSENIIHETLGIQLSEHMQMVLARVVLIVISAIGIVIARDPNSSVFGIVSFAWAGFGAAFGPIMLLALFWKRANKYGAICGMLGGGIMIFIWKFLIKPMGGIFGIYELLPGFIVGLVLCMVVSLLTPAPEKEIIEEFESVK, from the coding sequence ATGAACACTTTATGCATCGTAATTGCAATCCTGGTTTATCTTGCAGCGCTTCTGATAATGGGAGTGTCATTCGCAAAGGAAAACAACACCGTAGATGATTATTATCTGGGTGGACGAAAGCTGGGACCTTTTGTAACAGCCATGAGTGCTGAGGCATCCGATATGTCTTCATGGCTTTTGATGGGACTTCCAGGTGTGGCATATATGACTGGTATATGCGATGTATTTTGGACAGCACTTGGCCTTGGTATAGGAACCTATTTGAACTGGCTTTTGGTGGCAAAGAAGCTTAGAAAGTATTCTGAGCTGAACAAATCAGTTACGGTACCAGATTTCTTCGAGCATCGCTTCAGAGATAAGAGCCATGCGTTGATGTTGATTTCTTCTGTAATCATTGTAGTATTTTTCATTCCATATGTTGGCTCAGGATTTGCTGCCTGTGGAAAGCTCTTCTCATCACTGTTTGGCTTGGACTACACTATCGCAATGCTTGCATCCGCAGCAGTAATCGTCGGATACACAGCTACTGGTGGTTTCCTGGCTGCATCAACAACAGATTTCGTTCAGTCAATTATCATGACAATAGCTCTTGTTGCAGTTGTTGGCTTTGGTCTTCACACTGTAGGCGGAGTTGAAACAGTAAGCCTTTACAGCAATTCTTTGGATGGCTATATCAGTCTCCTTGGCATGCATGATTTTGAATCGGGAAGCTATGTTTCCTATGGTGGATTGATTACAATCGTTTCCACAATGGCATGGGGACTTGGATATTTTGGTATGCCTCACATTTTGCTTAGATTCATGGCAATCGAGGATCCAGAGAAGATTAAGCTTAGCCGTCGAATTTCAACAGTTTGGGTTTTCATAGCAATGGGTGTTGCAATCTTCATTGGTGTCATGACCCGCACAATGGTGCATGCAGGCGTAATCGGAGAGCTTGCAGATTCAGAGCGTGGAATCATTGCAATTGCTCAGAAGCTTTCTGAGACAGGTATACCTCAGGCACTTTTGGCTGGCGTAATTTTGGCAGGAATACTTGCCTGTACAATGTCAACCTGCGATTCACAGATGCTGGCTGCATCATCATCAGTTTCTGAAAATATCATTCATGAGACACTTGGAATTCAGCTTTCAGAGCACATGCAGATGGTACTTGCAAGAGTTGTCCTCATCGTAATTTCTGCAATCGGTATTGTTATTGCCCGTGACCCAAATAGCTCGGTATTCGGAATTGTTTCCTTTGCCTGGGCAGGCTTCGGAGCAGCATTTGGTCCAATCATGCTCCTTGCATTGTTCTGGAAGAGAGCCAATAAATATGGTGCAATCTGCGGCATGCTTGGCGGTGGAATAATGATTTTCATTTGGAAATTCCTGATTAAGCCAATGGGAGGAATTTTCGGAATTTACGAATTGCTTCCAGGATTTATTGTAGGTTTGGTACTCTGTATGGTTGTTAGTCTTTTGACTCCAGCTCCTGAAAAAGAGATTATTGAAGAATTTGAGTCAGTAAAATAA